One segment of Curtobacterium poinsettiae DNA contains the following:
- a CDS encoding MFS transporter — translation MTAAPAPATPTSAPAPAGNPRSRVVIASLVGTSIEFYDFYVYATAAVLVFPTLFFPNEDPTASQLSSFVTFALAFFARPVGSIIFGHFGDRIGRKTTLVASLLVMGTATFLIGCLPTFDTIGVWAPILLAVMRFAQGVGLGGEWSGAALLATENAPKGKRGVFGSMPQLGAPIGFLLANGLFIAINAAMPAGADGTPNADFQAWGWRIPFLLSAVLVVIGLYVRFKLVESPVFRGVQESGTVAKVPLGRVFRTSWRAVIVGTFGMVATYVLFYFMTTFTLSYGTTGAEASALVPKVGLGYTRGEFLTLLMIGVVFFGIFTPIAGLLADRFGRRKTLIPTTIGIALFGLTFQFWFAASSGPITVVTFLIVGLSLMGLTFGPMGALLPELFPTNVRYTGSAIAYNVASILGASLAPTIALALWKPDGNIFLVGLYLTIAAVVTLVALLFVRETKSKDIADA, via the coding sequence ATGACCGCCGCCCCGGCACCCGCAACCCCCACCTCCGCTCCGGCACCCGCCGGCAACCCGCGCTCCCGCGTCGTCATCGCGAGCCTCGTCGGCACGTCGATCGAGTTCTACGACTTCTACGTCTACGCGACCGCCGCGGTGCTCGTCTTCCCGACGCTGTTCTTCCCGAACGAGGACCCCACGGCCTCGCAGCTGTCGTCCTTCGTCACCTTCGCCCTGGCGTTCTTCGCCCGGCCGGTCGGGTCGATCATCTTCGGGCACTTCGGTGACCGGATCGGCCGCAAGACCACCCTCGTCGCGTCGCTGCTCGTGATGGGCACCGCCACGTTCTTGATCGGCTGCCTGCCCACGTTCGACACCATCGGCGTCTGGGCCCCGATCCTGCTCGCCGTGATGCGCTTCGCCCAGGGCGTCGGGCTCGGCGGCGAGTGGTCCGGTGCGGCCCTGCTCGCGACCGAGAACGCACCGAAGGGCAAGCGCGGCGTGTTCGGCTCGATGCCGCAGCTCGGTGCCCCGATCGGCTTCCTGCTCGCGAACGGCCTGTTCATCGCGATCAACGCGGCGATGCCCGCCGGCGCCGACGGCACCCCGAACGCCGACTTCCAGGCGTGGGGCTGGCGCATCCCGTTCCTGCTCTCCGCCGTGCTCGTCGTCATCGGCCTCTACGTGCGCTTCAAGCTCGTCGAGTCGCCGGTGTTCCGTGGCGTGCAGGAGTCCGGCACGGTCGCGAAGGTCCCGCTCGGCCGGGTGTTCCGTACCTCGTGGCGGGCCGTCATCGTCGGCACCTTCGGCATGGTCGCCACGTACGTGCTCTTCTACTTCATGACGACGTTCACGCTGTCGTACGGCACCACCGGCGCCGAGGCGAGCGCACTCGTCCCGAAGGTCGGACTCGGCTACACCCGTGGCGAGTTCCTGACGCTGCTGATGATCGGCGTCGTGTTCTTCGGCATCTTCACCCCGATCGCTGGGCTGCTCGCCGACAGGTTCGGCCGCCGCAAGACCCTCATCCCGACCACGATCGGCATCGCCCTGTTCGGCCTGACGTTCCAGTTCTGGTTCGCGGCGTCGAGTGGGCCGATCACCGTGGTGACGTTCCTCATCGTCGGGCTCTCGCTGATGGGGCTGACCTTCGGTCCGATGGGTGCGCTGCTGCCCGAGCTGTTCCCGACGAACGTCCGGTACACCGGCTCGGCCATCGCGTACAACGTCGCGTCGATCCTCGGTGCGTCACTCGCCCCGACCATCGCGTTGGCACTCTGGAAGCCGGACGGCAACATCTTCCTGGTCGGCCTGTACCTGACGATCGCCGCGGTGGTGACGCTGGTCGCGCTGCTCTTCGTGCGCGAGACGAAGTCGAAGGACATCGCCGACGCCTGA
- the dacB gene encoding D-alanyl-D-alanine carboxypeptidase/D-alanyl-D-alanine-endopeptidase encodes MSEQQPTPRSVPERFRAAVTAVRASAARRPVPWIAGGLAALLVVGSGGAVAVAAATTPDSRTAAASSPTRTASSAPDRTPTTKRPTTKPSPTPTADARTVPDDLAGPSALRTCSIATAASASGLGDFEGYVMDAKTGKVLFSEHGERAAQTGSVMKTLTSATALSVLGGDHRIPTTVARESANTVALVGHGDATLSAGGGTVYPGAPTLAQLAQQVKAKVGDTPVTTIVTDDSYWSDADAWDPTWPVSERTIGYQPEVTALMVDGDRANPAAATSPRSEDPVGRAGIAFRTALANAGVVGAASAQIVKRATTGTETIATVSSQPVSTLIGQMIPNSDNTLAEMLARVSSKESGSNGSAASLSSVYQSALRSYGLDPAGIVIKDGSGESASNAVSPEFVAHLMVQVASGAKGLGTLANALPVSGQSGTLASRFTGANAVARGKVHAKTGWIDSANTLGGYIDAADGSRLTFAFYAIGSPRAAALPALDAVTAATYSCGSKLTGS; translated from the coding sequence ATGTCCGAGCAGCAGCCCACCCCGCGTTCCGTCCCGGAGCGGTTCCGCGCCGCCGTCACCGCGGTGCGCGCCTCCGCTGCACGACGCCCGGTCCCATGGATCGCCGGTGGTCTCGCGGCGCTGCTGGTGGTCGGTTCCGGTGGGGCCGTCGCCGTCGCGGCGGCCACGACCCCGGACTCCCGGACCGCTGCGGCGTCGAGCCCGACCCGGACCGCGTCCTCGGCTCCGGACCGGACGCCCACCACGAAGCGCCCCACCACGAAGCCGTCCCCCACCCCGACCGCCGATGCCCGCACGGTGCCGGACGACCTCGCCGGTCCGTCCGCGCTCCGGACCTGCTCGATCGCCACGGCCGCGTCGGCGAGCGGCCTCGGCGACTTCGAGGGGTACGTGATGGACGCGAAGACGGGCAAGGTCCTGTTCTCCGAGCACGGTGAGCGGGCCGCCCAGACCGGCAGCGTCATGAAGACCCTGACCTCGGCGACCGCACTGTCGGTGCTCGGGGGCGACCACCGCATCCCGACGACCGTCGCGCGGGAGTCCGCGAACACCGTCGCCCTGGTCGGCCACGGCGACGCGACGCTGTCCGCCGGGGGCGGCACGGTGTACCCGGGCGCCCCGACCCTCGCCCAGCTCGCGCAGCAGGTGAAGGCGAAGGTCGGCGACACCCCGGTGACCACGATCGTCACCGACGACTCGTACTGGAGCGACGCCGACGCCTGGGACCCCACGTGGCCGGTGTCCGAGCGCACCATCGGGTACCAGCCGGAGGTCACGGCGCTGATGGTCGATGGCGACCGGGCGAACCCCGCCGCGGCGACCTCACCCCGGTCGGAGGACCCGGTCGGACGCGCCGGCATCGCCTTCCGGACCGCGCTGGCGAACGCCGGCGTCGTCGGCGCCGCGTCCGCGCAGATCGTCAAGCGGGCGACCACCGGCACCGAGACGATCGCCACGGTGTCGTCGCAGCCGGTGTCGACGCTCATCGGGCAGATGATCCCGAACTCGGACAACACGCTGGCCGAGATGCTCGCCCGGGTGTCCTCGAAGGAGTCCGGGTCGAACGGCTCCGCGGCGTCGCTGTCGTCCGTGTACCAGTCGGCACTGCGGTCCTACGGCCTCGACCCGGCCGGCATCGTGATCAAGGACGGCTCGGGCGAGAGCGCCTCGAACGCCGTGTCGCCGGAGTTCGTCGCGCACCTGATGGTGCAGGTCGCCTCCGGAGCGAAGGGCCTCGGCACGCTCGCGAACGCCCTGCCGGTGTCCGGCCAGTCCGGCACCCTGGCCAGCCGGTTCACCGGCGCGAACGCGGTCGCCCGCGGCAAGGTGCACGCGAAGACGGGCTGGATCGACAGCGCGAACACCCTCGGGGGCTACATCGACGCCGCCGACGGGTCGCGGCTGACCTTCGCCTTCTACGCCATCGGATCGCCGCGTGCAGCGGCACTGCCAGCACTCGACGCGGTGACCGCCGCGACCTACTCGTGCGGGAGCAAGCTCACCGGCTCCTGA
- a CDS encoding glycoside hydrolase family 16 protein, producing MLKRVLVIVVVAATAGALAVTAAAVPESRATSASTSSPSTGSSATPTASATGPAYLADREPTFSEDFDTPAAAGGPFAETYRNSWQPYPDGTGGKYYSDKLISAHDGYLDVSMDGKHGAAGTFGTPTGAWSHVGGTFSIRARATGGDGNGIAVMLWPTSNAWADGELNYPEGQFDGSPRVFHHSMLQGLEKRTEHYNTRVSWNDWHTYTTEWVPGKIIRYYLDGKLVFTVPRNVPTTPHRYMFQIGNWGDPGHVQIDWVRTYDAE from the coding sequence GTGCTGAAGCGTGTCCTGGTCATCGTCGTGGTCGCTGCCACCGCCGGAGCCCTGGCGGTCACCGCGGCAGCCGTGCCCGAGTCCCGTGCCACGTCCGCCTCGACCTCGTCGCCGAGCACCGGTTCGTCCGCGACCCCGACGGCGTCCGCGACCGGTCCCGCGTACTTGGCGGACCGCGAGCCGACCTTCTCCGAGGACTTCGACACCCCGGCAGCAGCCGGCGGCCCCTTCGCGGAGACGTACCGGAACTCGTGGCAGCCGTACCCCGACGGCACGGGCGGCAAGTACTACTCGGACAAGCTCATCAGCGCTCACGACGGCTACCTGGACGTCTCGATGGACGGGAAGCACGGCGCTGCCGGGACGTTCGGTACGCCCACCGGTGCCTGGTCGCACGTCGGCGGCACCTTCAGCATCCGTGCGCGGGCGACCGGTGGGGACGGCAACGGGATCGCGGTCATGCTCTGGCCGACGTCGAACGCGTGGGCCGACGGTGAGCTGAACTACCCGGAGGGGCAGTTCGACGGATCTCCGCGCGTCTTCCACCACTCGATGCTCCAGGGGCTCGAGAAGCGGACCGAGCACTACAACACCCGGGTGTCCTGGAACGACTGGCACACCTACACGACCGAGTGGGTGCCCGGGAAGATCATCCGGTACTACCTCGACGGCAAGCTGGTGTTCACGGTGCCGCGCAACGTGCCCACCACGCCGCACCGCTACATGTTCCAGATCGGCAACTGGGGCGACCCGGGGCACGTGCAGATCGACTGGGTCCGTACCTACGACGCGGAGTGA
- a CDS encoding ABC transporter ATP-binding protein → MSFPFARPKTSDGPRATFGRLLSYLFENKPAMVVIIVLSVLGAGASLAQPLLVNQVITAVQQGNTLSTLVWLLVGLVIVAGVLNGVQHFLLQRAGEGVVLSTRRKLIARILNLPISEFDTRRTGDLVSRVGSDTTLLRAVLTQGLIESIGGALTFIGAIVAMAVIDPLLLGIVIVIVLIAIVVVGGLSRRIRVASKRAQEKVGDLTAAVERGIGAVRTIRAAGATEREVREVDGHATEAYKRGLDIAKMSAFVVPVASIVMQVAFIAVLGVGGAQVAAGTITIATLITFILLLFMMIMPLGQAMGAAVAVAQALGALGRIEEILHLPTESQDDESVRPATAVATDDAIAFEHVSFRYRAQADASGADGAVASDPADRPGGPDHVDDERSADDVVLHDVSFRVPRGSRVALVGPSGAGKSTTLALIERFYDPTDGVIRLGGIDVRGMDRDELRAQIGYVEQDAPVLAGTIRANLLLGSPDATEDDCVRVLEAVNLGEVLHRDPRGLDAQVGEDGVMLSGGERQRLAIARALLAAPPILLLDESTSSLDGVNEQKMRLAIDAVAEDRTLLVIAHRLSTVVDSDVIVVLEHGRVVGSGTHSELVESTPLYRDLAKHQLLV, encoded by the coding sequence ATGAGCTTCCCCTTCGCACGCCCGAAGACCTCCGACGGCCCCCGCGCCACGTTCGGTCGCCTGCTGTCCTACCTGTTCGAGAACAAGCCCGCGATGGTCGTGATCATCGTGCTGAGCGTCCTCGGTGCGGGGGCCTCGCTGGCGCAGCCGCTCCTGGTCAACCAGGTCATCACCGCGGTGCAGCAGGGCAACACCCTCAGCACGCTCGTGTGGCTGCTGGTCGGGCTCGTCATCGTCGCGGGGGTGCTGAACGGTGTGCAGCACTTCCTGCTGCAGCGCGCGGGCGAGGGCGTCGTGCTCTCCACCCGCCGCAAGCTCATCGCCCGCATCCTCAACCTGCCGATCTCGGAGTTCGACACCCGCCGGACCGGTGACCTGGTGTCCCGCGTCGGCAGCGACACCACGCTCCTGCGTGCCGTCCTGACCCAGGGACTGATCGAGTCGATCGGCGGCGCCCTCACGTTCATCGGCGCCATCGTCGCGATGGCGGTCATCGACCCGCTACTGCTCGGCATCGTGATCGTGATCGTCCTGATCGCCATCGTCGTCGTCGGCGGACTGAGCCGTCGCATCCGGGTCGCCTCGAAGCGTGCGCAGGAGAAGGTCGGCGACCTCACCGCCGCGGTCGAACGCGGGATCGGCGCGGTCCGCACGATCCGTGCGGCCGGCGCCACCGAACGCGAGGTGCGCGAGGTCGACGGCCACGCGACCGAGGCCTACAAGCGGGGCCTCGACATCGCCAAGATGTCCGCCTTCGTCGTCCCCGTCGCGAGCATCGTCATGCAGGTCGCGTTCATCGCCGTCCTGGGCGTCGGCGGGGCACAGGTCGCGGCCGGCACCATCACCATCGCGACGCTCATCACGTTCATCCTGTTGCTCTTCATGATGATCATGCCGCTCGGCCAGGCGATGGGCGCCGCCGTCGCCGTCGCCCAGGCGCTCGGCGCGCTCGGCCGGATCGAGGAGATCCTGCACCTGCCGACCGAGTCGCAGGACGACGAGTCGGTCCGGCCCGCCACGGCGGTCGCCACCGACGACGCCATCGCGTTCGAGCACGTGTCGTTCCGGTACCGCGCCCAGGCGGACGCCTCGGGTGCCGACGGCGCGGTCGCGTCCGACCCCGCGGACCGTCCAGGAGGCCCGGATCACGTCGACGACGAGCGCTCGGCTGACGACGTGGTGCTCCACGACGTGTCGTTCCGGGTGCCCCGCGGCTCGCGTGTGGCACTCGTCGGCCCGTCCGGTGCCGGCAAGTCGACGACGCTCGCGCTGATCGAGCGGTTCTACGACCCCACCGACGGCGTGATCCGCCTGGGCGGCATCGACGTCCGTGGCATGGACCGCGACGAGCTGCGTGCCCAGATCGGCTACGTCGAGCAGGACGCGCCCGTCCTCGCCGGCACGATCCGCGCCAATCTGCTGCTCGGGTCGCCGGACGCCACCGAGGACGACTGCGTCCGGGTGCTCGAGGCGGTCAACCTCGGCGAGGTCCTGCACCGCGATCCCCGTGGTCTCGACGCACAGGTCGGTGAGGACGGCGTGATGCTCTCCGGTGGCGAACGGCAGCGCCTGGCCATCGCCCGCGCGCTGCTCGCCGCTCCCCCGATCCTGCTGCTCGACGAGTCGACGTCGTCACTCGACGGGGTCAACGAGCAGAAGATGCGGCTCGCGATCGACGCCGTCGCCGAGGACCGCACCCTGCTCGTGATCGCGCACCGGTTGTCGACGGTGGTCGACTCCGACGTGATCGTCGTCCTCGAGCACGGCCGGGTGGTCGGCAGCGGCACGCACTCCGAGCTCGTGGAGTCGACGCCGCTCTACCGCGACCTGGCGAAGCACCAGCTGCTCGTGTGA
- a CDS encoding NAD-dependent succinate-semialdehyde dehydrogenase → MTDTTTNETTTTVADEHVRVEGVPTGLFIGGTWRASSSGSTFAVHDPSTGAVLAEVADATPEDGIAALDAAAAAQESWAATAPRTRSDILRRAFDLVHEHADDLAALMSLEMGKPLAEARGEVVYGGEFLRWFSEEAVRITGDYRTNPEGTGRAIVLKRPVGPVYAITPWNFPLAMATRKIGPALAAGCTVVAKPADLTPLTTLFLVELFRRAGLPDGVLNVIPSSDAKGLSEPIIADPRLRKLTFTGSTPVGSALLKQAADNVLKTSMELGGNAPLLVFDDADLDEAVDAAMLAKFRNTGEACTAANRFFVQDGIADAFVAALTAKVDALRVGRGTEDGTTLGPLIDDRAVDKAASLVDDALGRGARLVTGGHRIDRPGTFYEPTVIDDVQPGSEIMTTEIFGPVASVTRFSTEDEGIRLANDTEYGLISYAFTTDFRRGQRLAERLETGMLGLNTGVVSNAAFPFGGVKSSGLGREGSHEGIEEYLETVYVLTPDPFAA, encoded by the coding sequence GTGACCGACACCACCACGAACGAAACCACCACCACCGTCGCCGACGAGCACGTCCGCGTCGAGGGCGTCCCCACCGGACTCTTCATCGGCGGCACCTGGCGTGCCTCGTCGAGCGGGTCCACGTTCGCCGTGCACGACCCGTCGACCGGTGCCGTCCTGGCCGAGGTCGCCGACGCCACCCCCGAGGACGGCATCGCCGCCCTCGACGCCGCAGCCGCCGCGCAGGAGTCCTGGGCAGCCACGGCCCCGCGCACACGGTCGGACATCCTGCGCCGGGCCTTCGACCTGGTGCACGAGCACGCCGACGACCTCGCTGCCCTGATGTCGCTCGAGATGGGCAAGCCGCTGGCCGAGGCCCGCGGCGAGGTCGTCTACGGCGGCGAGTTCCTGCGGTGGTTCTCGGAGGAAGCGGTCCGCATCACCGGCGACTACCGCACGAACCCCGAGGGCACCGGCCGCGCGATCGTGCTGAAGCGTCCGGTCGGCCCCGTCTACGCGATCACGCCGTGGAACTTCCCGCTCGCGATGGCGACCCGGAAGATCGGACCGGCCCTGGCCGCCGGTTGCACGGTGGTCGCGAAGCCGGCCGACCTCACCCCGCTGACGACCCTGTTCCTGGTCGAGCTGTTCCGCCGTGCCGGGCTGCCGGACGGTGTGCTCAACGTGATCCCGTCGAGTGACGCCAAGGGGCTGTCGGAGCCGATCATCGCCGACCCGCGCCTGCGCAAGCTGACGTTCACCGGTTCGACCCCGGTCGGTTCGGCGCTCCTCAAGCAGGCGGCGGACAACGTGCTCAAGACGAGCATGGAGCTCGGCGGCAACGCCCCGCTGCTCGTGTTCGACGACGCCGACCTCGACGAGGCGGTGGACGCGGCGATGCTCGCGAAGTTCCGCAACACGGGCGAGGCCTGCACCGCTGCGAACCGGTTCTTCGTGCAGGACGGCATCGCCGACGCGTTCGTCGCGGCCCTCACCGCGAAGGTGGACGCCCTGCGCGTCGGCCGAGGCACCGAGGACGGTACGACGCTCGGACCGCTCATCGACGACCGCGCCGTGGACAAGGCCGCCTCGCTCGTCGACGACGCCCTCGGCCGCGGTGCCCGACTCGTGACCGGCGGGCACCGGATCGACCGCCCGGGCACGTTCTACGAGCCCACGGTGATCGACGACGTGCAGCCCGGCTCGGAGATCATGACGACGGAGATCTTCGGTCCGGTCGCCTCGGTCACGCGCTTCAGCACGGAGGACGAGGGGATCCGGCTCGCGAACGACACCGAGTACGGGCTCATCTCCTACGCCTTCACGACCGACTTCCGCCGTGGCCAGCGGCTCGCCGAGCGTCTTGAGACGGGCATGCTCGGGCTGAACACGGGCGTCGTCTCGAACGCGGCGTTCCCGTTCGGCGGCGTGAAGTCCTCCGGCCTCGGTCGCGAGGGCTCGCACGAGGGCATCGAGGAGTACCTCGAGACCGTCTACGTGCTGACGCCGGACCCCTTCGCCGCCTGA
- a CDS encoding TetR/AcrR family transcriptional regulator translates to MPDAEPGLRERKRRATRRAIQQAALRIAIEDGLGAVTVDEISRRADVSPRTFFNYFPSKEQAILGDDPRLPDDAALQAFVDGGPSGDLLADIGTLLVHSTRELIEERGLIEERQQVLRANPELFSRRMASMKEFQAELQAAVARRLEHADPELAADAEALRRRAGLAAIVALAALRHAWWEWSGSEAGTHLVDELERSFSELGVLVSRSLV, encoded by the coding sequence ATGCCCGACGCTGAACCCGGCCTGCGCGAACGGAAGCGCCGCGCCACCCGGCGCGCCATCCAGCAGGCTGCGCTCCGGATCGCCATCGAGGACGGCCTCGGCGCGGTCACGGTGGACGAGATCTCCCGGCGGGCGGACGTCTCGCCCCGGACGTTCTTCAACTACTTCCCGAGCAAGGAGCAGGCGATCCTCGGGGACGACCCGCGGCTCCCGGACGACGCTGCGCTGCAGGCATTCGTCGACGGTGGTCCGAGCGGTGACCTGCTCGCGGACATCGGCACGCTGCTCGTGCACTCCACGCGCGAACTGATCGAGGAGCGCGGGCTCATCGAGGAGCGGCAGCAGGTCCTCCGCGCGAACCCGGAGCTGTTCAGTCGTCGCATGGCGTCCATGAAGGAGTTCCAGGCGGAGCTGCAGGCGGCCGTCGCGCGCCGGCTCGAACACGCCGACCCGGAGCTCGCCGCCGACGCCGAGGCACTCCGCCGCCGCGCGGGTCTCGCGGCCATCGTCGCCCTCGCCGCCCTGCGTCACGCATGGTGGGAGTGGTCGGGTTCCGAAGCCGGAACACACCTGGTGGACGAGCTCGAACGGTCCTTCTCCGAGCTCGGCGTGCTGGTTTCGCGTTCACTCGTCTGA
- a CDS encoding Gfo/Idh/MocA family protein has protein sequence MTVRWGVIGTGGIARSFVGDCTAAGIVFTAVGSRTREHAEAFAAEFGIEQPHGSYEDLVADERIDAVYVATPHVRHAEDALLAIRAGKHVLVEKAFTITADEARTVVDAARHAGVAVMEAMWTRFLPQMAMIREIVAEGRIGRPMVVEATHHQALPTDPGHRLRDPALGGGAMLDLGIYPVSFAVDVLGVPTALVAAGTLSEQGVDEQMGLVMTHAGGAQSMIHFGMDLRSPNTASIIGETGRIDLDSTWYTPTTWRIRDRDGAIVEEFDGREELAGYEHEARAFETMIASGHHDGGPMDPDETVAIMAVLDEARRQVGVRYPADGPVTAP, from the coding sequence ATGACGGTTCGCTGGGGAGTCATCGGCACAGGCGGCATCGCACGGTCCTTCGTGGGTGACTGCACCGCGGCCGGCATCGTGTTCACCGCCGTGGGCAGCCGCACCCGCGAACACGCCGAGGCCTTCGCCGCCGAGTTCGGCATCGAGCAGCCACACGGTTCCTACGAGGACCTGGTGGCGGACGAGCGCATCGACGCGGTCTACGTCGCGACCCCGCACGTCCGGCACGCCGAGGACGCCCTGCTCGCGATCCGGGCGGGCAAGCACGTCCTGGTCGAGAAGGCCTTCACGATCACCGCGGACGAGGCCCGTACGGTCGTCGACGCCGCTCGGCATGCGGGAGTCGCGGTGATGGAGGCGATGTGGACCCGCTTCCTGCCGCAGATGGCGATGATCCGCGAGATCGTCGCCGAGGGTCGGATCGGCCGCCCGATGGTGGTCGAGGCGACCCACCACCAGGCGCTCCCGACGGATCCCGGCCACCGATTGCGCGACCCGGCACTCGGTGGGGGAGCGATGCTGGACCTCGGGATCTACCCGGTGTCCTTCGCGGTGGACGTGCTCGGGGTGCCGACCGCGCTCGTCGCGGCGGGCACGCTGAGCGAGCAGGGCGTCGACGAGCAGATGGGCCTGGTCATGACGCACGCGGGCGGTGCGCAGTCGATGATCCACTTCGGGATGGACCTGCGGAGCCCGAACACGGCGTCGATCATCGGCGAGACCGGCCGCATCGACCTCGACTCCACCTGGTACACGCCGACCACCTGGCGGATCCGCGACCGCGACGGTGCCATCGTCGAGGAGTTCGACGGCCGCGAGGAGCTCGCCGGCTACGAGCACGAGGCCCGCGCCTTCGAGACGATGATCGCGTCCGGCCACCACGACGGCGGGCCGATGGACCCGGACGAGACCGTCGCGATCATGGCGGTGCTGGACGAGGCACGACGCCAGGTCGGGGTCCGGTACCCGGCCGACGGTCCGGTCACGGCTCCCTGA
- a CDS encoding BLUF domain-containing protein: MLLSLVYMSAANEVFDQERLDALLEHARVRNTASGLSGLLVYKDGRFMQLLEGPEAAVLETYQRIIDDPRHTDVGLLVEERIHTRRFGEWKMAFHREAEADLPDGFDSFLAEGDASADTSRARELLRWFRNHPMAAPDAALGKHRR, translated from the coding sequence ATGCTGCTGTCCCTGGTCTACATGAGCGCAGCGAACGAGGTGTTCGACCAGGAGCGGCTCGACGCACTGCTCGAGCACGCACGGGTCCGCAACACCGCATCCGGCCTGTCCGGTCTGCTCGTCTACAAGGACGGCCGGTTCATGCAGCTGCTCGAGGGCCCCGAGGCGGCCGTGCTCGAGACGTACCAGCGCATCATCGACGACCCGCGGCACACCGACGTCGGCCTGCTGGTCGAGGAGCGCATCCACACCCGCCGTTTCGGCGAGTGGAAGATGGCGTTCCACCGGGAGGCCGAAGCCGACCTGCCCGACGGCTTCGACTCGTTCCTCGCCGAGGGGGACGCGAGCGCCGACACGAGTCGTGCCCGTGAGCTCCTGCGCTGGTTCCGGAACCACCCGATGGCCGCCCCGGACGCCGCGCTCGGCAAGCACCGCCGCTGA
- a CDS encoding isochorismatase family protein produces the protein MARALLVVDVQNDFTEGGALAVTGGAALAKRITAFLGRHGDEYDLIVASRDWHHGDDDNGGHFAGPEGPDFVDTWPVHCVAGTPGADYHPDLDTALIDVDVLKGQGTPDYSAFQARTEAGVPLAEVLAERRVHTIDVVGIATDHCVRASALDARAAGLDVAVYEDLVAGVDAERSARALDEIRAAGGHVDRSDMDEGLANPGGARL, from the coding sequence ATGGCAAGAGCACTGCTCGTCGTGGACGTCCAGAACGACTTCACCGAGGGCGGTGCGCTCGCGGTCACCGGGGGAGCGGCGCTCGCGAAGCGCATCACCGCGTTCCTCGGTCGGCACGGCGACGAGTACGACCTCATCGTGGCGTCCCGCGACTGGCACCACGGCGACGACGACAACGGCGGACACTTCGCCGGACCCGAGGGGCCCGACTTCGTCGACACGTGGCCGGTGCACTGCGTCGCCGGCACACCCGGCGCCGACTACCACCCCGATCTCGACACCGCACTGATCGACGTCGACGTCCTCAAGGGCCAGGGCACGCCGGACTACTCGGCGTTCCAGGCCCGGACCGAGGCGGGCGTCCCGCTGGCCGAGGTGCTCGCCGAGCGCCGCGTGCACACGATCGACGTCGTCGGCATCGCGACCGACCACTGCGTCCGTGCCTCGGCGCTCGACGCCCGTGCCGCGGGCCTCGACGTCGCCGTGTACGAGGACCTGGTGGCCGGCGTCGACGCCGAGCGCAGCGCCCGGGCGCTCGACGAGATCCGGGCGGCCGGCGGACACGTCGACCGCAGCGACATGGACGAGGGCCTCGCGAACCCAGGAGGAGCACGACTGTGA